From the Arthrobacter sp. PM3 genome, one window contains:
- the rpsN gene encoding 30S ribosomal protein S14 encodes MAKKSKIAKNEQRKVIVERYAAKRLELKKTLVDANATDEAREEARLGLQKLPRNASPIRLRNRDIIDGRPRGTFQKFGISRVRFRDMAHRGELPGITKSSW; translated from the coding sequence ATGGCTAAGAAGTCAAAGATCGCTAAGAACGAACAGCGTAAAGTCATCGTCGAGCGCTACGCTGCAAAGCGCCTCGAACTGAAGAAGACCCTGGTTGACGCCAACGCAACCGACGAAGCCCGCGAAGAGGCCCGCCTCGGCCTGCAGAAGCTTCCCCGCAACGCGTCCCCGATCCGTCTGCGTAACCGCGACATCATCGACGGCCGTCCCCGCGGTACCTTCCAGAAGTTCGGCATCTCCCGTGTTCGCTTCCGCGACATGGCTCACCGCGGTGAGCTCCCGGGCATCACGAA
- the rpmG gene encoding 50S ribosomal protein L33 codes for MAKDKDVRPIIKLKSTAGTGYTYVTRKNRRNDPDRLVLKKYDPKIRQHVEFREER; via the coding sequence ATGGCAAAGGACAAGGACGTACGTCCGATCATCAAGCTGAAGTCGACCGCGGGCACGGGCTACACCTACGTGACGCGCAAGAACCGTCGTAACGACCCGGACCGCCTGGTCCTGAAGAAGTACGACCCCAAGATCCGCCAGCACGTCGAATTCCGAGAGGAGCGCTAA
- the rpmB gene encoding 50S ribosomal protein L28, with translation MAAHCQVTGAEPGFGHSISHSHRRNKRRFDPNIQKKRYWVPSLRRNVTLQVSARGIKTIDVRGIDVVVADILARGVKL, from the coding sequence ATGGCAGCACACTGCCAGGTGACCGGAGCCGAGCCGGGCTTTGGACACAGCATTTCGCACTCGCACCGCCGCAACAAGCGCCGGTTCGACCCGAACATCCAGAAGAAGCGCTACTGGGTTCCGTCCCTGCGCCGTAATGTCACCCTGCAGGTCTCTGCCCGTGGCATCAAGACCATCGACGTACGCGGCATCGACGTAGTCGTCGCCGACATCCTGGCACGAGGAGTAAAGCTCTAA